CGCTGCAGGGCTCCACAGCGTATGGGCCCAATCAGCGGCGTTTTGGGCCGTGTCAGGCAGGCGGTGGGAGTGTACAGCCACCCAAGGGTTCCCACAATATTCTAGAAAACCGGCTATGAGTGGCCAAAACGTCAGCTTCTCCGCGTCCGTGGCCAGCCACAAATGACGAGGGTTTCAGGCTTTCAGCATGACAAACATAGCCTCACTCCCCTCCTTCATTTAACTCGAAAGGGCGTAGGATTAATGAGCCTTTGGACTGGTTAGAACGCGCTGATGCACCCTCTAAGAAAGTTCTGATGGTGTCCCTTTCCATAGAGGTAAAAGGTTTTACCAAATAAACTACGCATCCTTGATGTAtgaaggtatgtatgtacatacatacataggTAGGTTAGTTATTCATTTTAGACACATATCCGGAGGTCCCTTACCGCATCCTCGGGTCGGTTTCTATGGCTGTGCTACTCCGGCCGTGTGCTTCCCCTCCGTCCTTTGATCTACTACTACATTTGGATAGGGCTTTGCAAAAATTGAAACTCAATCCGAATGTAATAGCCCACAGCAGAGCGTCACCAGTCCTAAGTGGAAGTACTGTTGTAGTTACTAGTTAGGTGGTTATACGGTGCACCATACCATGCGCCTCGAAGTACGCTATTAGTACTCCACATCCAGCTATTACCTAAGTTACGGTAATATGACTGATGTGTGGCGATTAATTACGCACCGGGCAATTCGATCTGATCGGACTTCTTCAATAGATCTGTAATCTGTACGCCATGCCGAGGGGCATTCCGACAAAATACATCAATGCTGCGCCTCTTTTGGTGCCTGGCGACCCTCACGTATTTGAGAGGTTACGGTATCTTACTGAGATGACGCCGGACAATGTACAATTCCGGTGTCTAACCCACTATTCCGCCAGGCAGAGCCGCCTAGAGCCTAGTCATAAGTCGTCAGATTCAATGCTCTCTCCAGCCACTGCCTTACCTCGTGTTCGTCTTCTCTCAACTTTGAACTTTTTGCTTCCTTTTTCGCTCTTCCACTCTTTCGTGCTGGTTCGTTTGGctcctttcccctcatctggtcttttttccttttcttttttggttcgtttttatcttcattttttttttttttttttttttttttttttttttttttgattttttgcTTACTTTCCTAATATCTTTCTTAGGCAGAACCACGGCCTCCGCTTTCCAGGCACCTTTTGACCCAAACATATTTCGGGACCACAACTAAGCCAGCAACTGCATCATCTCCTGGATCCATCCGTTCTGCCACAGCCTTTATCAGGTTTATCCATGCCTACCAACCCACCAACTCTTCCTAACAACCGGGCCCTGTAATTATCCTTTTCCTATTTTGTGTTGGTCTCTCCACTGCATGTCTCTTGTTGagcttctgttcttttttgtttttattttattctattttatgtgatccttttttttttccctttccttgaAGGTTGAGGCTTGGTCAACCTAAGCCAACCACCCGCTCGTTCCCTTGACTTGTATCTTCCTCTGGTTTGCTCCCTTGACATCTTCGGCTCTACACACCCCTTGCCTTCTATCAATCACCCGCGATCCATCGAGTTCGACAGTACATTGACGCCTTGTCAATATCCTAGATTTGCATGATTCCCCTTTCCATCGTTTCCCCGACAATCGCTAGATCCAGTTTCCTCTGCAGCCTAATTTGACATCTCCCGTTCAACCGTGCTTTCATCTCGATCACTCCAGATGGGTTAACCCCAACCAGATTCGGATCGATCAAGCAGACAATAGAATTTAGCATTCTCATTCTGCTGGCAAGGCTGATCGCTATTTTTATCTTACTACTGCAAGGCCCATCTTGTTCCCGTGGTACCTCACTGTCGGACGAAACATCGCCAAAGCTGAACCCCCCCGTCAGCTTGCGCCACAATCGGATCCAGGTGAGCGCCCCACGCGACAGTGCCTCTGATGGCTCTCACTTGTTCTCTTGTCTTGCTTGGCTCATTGAGTCCTCCTTATTGCATCAAAAGCCCTTTATTCCACCTGCTGCCCGTGGTTATCAGACTTCCACCCTGCAACTGTTTCGCAACTCTCAACATTGGTTTGCTGACATGAGTTCTGCCGAAGTAGCTTCTTCGTTCTTTCGCCAACCATTCCAGGCTGGCGTAAAGCACCCGTTATCCATGGCTGCGTTGATGCAATCGAATAACGAACCTGTTACCATTTCTAACTCGTTGCCCGGGCCCTCCGCCTCCATCATTTCAAGCTCGCCGGAGTCTGTCGCCTTCCTGAAGCATACGAAACCAGACTCGAGTCTTACCTCCATTGCTAGTGCCGGCTTAAACGTCTCACGATCAAGAGACTCGTTGCCACCCATGACAACGACTACACAGCCAGTTGGTTCGGTGGATCGACTAGTAGAACATGAGAAGGATCCTGAGCAAAACAGCTCCCAGGTAGCAAGGGAAGCTCTCGGTGCAACCGAGAAGCAACAACTAAATACAATCAATGATTCCGTACATATGTCCGATCAGATGCAGGTCGATTCGCATTCGACTTCAGGCAATACGGCGGATGCCTTTGGAACGGCAGATAACAGCACGTCCCTTATGAATACCTCCACAGTTGCAAGTCCGGGCCCAATAGAAGATTCGGCTTCACAGGATGGGGATCGTCCACGTCAAAGGGATGAAATGGACTTGCAGGATGCAAGTAACAAGTCCTTCTCTTACCCTATGCCGACGGCAGGTCTCGGTGATCCCCGTCGTGGCCTGAGCTTACCAGGCTCTGGATTCAATAAAGCTGGCCAGCGATCACCATCGGCTAAAAAGCACCGTTGCCCATACTGTTCTACCGAATTCACAAGGCATCATAATCTCAAAAGCCACCTTCTTACCCATAGTCAAGAGAAACCGTACGTGTGCCAGACTTGCCAATCACGCTTCCGAAGACTTCACGACTTGAAAAGACACACAAAACTCCACACCGGAGAGCGTCCACACATCTGCCCCAAATGCGGGCGTCGATTTGCTCGTGGAGACGCTCTCGCTCGACATAATAAAGGGCAAGGTGGATGCGCCGGTCGTCGGGCGAGCATGGGAAGTTACGCTCCTGAAGATGAATACGGCGACGCTGGTGGTCATCCAGGTGCGGAGGATACGATGGATGGCCTCGTCTATGCAGAGCCCGAGCGtatggatgaagaggacgaacGTCGCATGAGCATGCCGAGCATTAAAAAGCATGATATTCCCACAGAGTCGATCACACGATCCAATACCGCAAATAGTTATCAACCGCGGCAGCCGAGCACTTATCCCCCGATTGCCGCTGGCAGGCCATCTCCAGGGGGCCTTTTCCCGCCTCCTGCGAGTCATGGCGGCTCCAGCGCATCAGCGTCCCCCATCTCGCAGCCCGGTAACTTGACATTTCCACCTCCTGGCCAGCATTCCGGAGCCTCAATATTCCAACCATCAAATGTCACCGAAAGCCCAAAGCCACTTTCACCCAATGCACTACCTTCGCACCAGCTCGGCCATGGCCCTGAACTTCATCGCGCTCACTCTCCAGGCATGTCGCAGTCATTCCAGCAACAATCGTATAACAGGTCGGGGTCTTCTCAGGCATCTGTTGCAAATCATACCGCCGGTAGCTTAGGCCTTCCCCCGCCACAGCCTGGTgctcctcagcttcctccaccGCCTGGAATGAATACCTCAGATTCTCGCTTTACAATTCACCCTCAGGGCTCTGTGCAACCACCACCGGCCGCTACGAAACATACCCCATCCCACAGCCATTCTAGCAACCATAACGGGCCTCTGGCGTCCAAACCAGGTCCGGAGGTGACCGCAAATAATAATGGGCATCTTCCAGGACCACATGACTCCAATTATGCTGATCAGAATCGTGAGCGAGAGGATAAGTTATGGGCATATATCCGTTCTGTTCATGAAGAACTAGCAGGATTGAAGACCGAAGTAGCTGCTTTAAGGGCACAGCTTGCATCAGCAAACGTAAATACACTGACATCATCGACACCAGGTGCCACACAACCTCAGGTTGAGCCGAGCACTGTGGGTGCAAGCCAACGGTGATTGTAAGCTGTGTTCCGCTCATACTTACGTCTGTTCAGCCTTCTACCTACTATCGTAGGCATccggttgatgatgatgactgtTGATTATCTTCTTGACATATAACTGGACTATCTCCCGAAGAATTTCAATACCCTTCACATGTCCCATTGCATGTGTCCCTATTTTGCCACGATTCCTTGTCGTCAGtgtttccacttttcttttgttgacaCCTTAATGCCCTGATGAGACAATTTCCAAATTCAACGAAAGACCTGTTGCGAGGCTGGTCCGGTTTTCTTTTGTGATCCACCTAGTCTCTAATTTTCCTTCTTACCCGTGTTTTTACTacacttttctttcccttggcgTCACCTTTTCTACTTGATACGTTCACTCTTTCAGGATAGGGGTATGGAGGTATTCTTACGTACAGAGGTTGTTCTACCTTCGTCCTTGCCCTAGTCTTGATTTTCCCTTGCCAATAATCCTATGATAATTACTCACCCCCGCATTGTCCCCCATCTTGTACGGAATCAGCATATCATACTTCTCTTTTTGAATTCACAGATCTCAGGAGCAGGGAGTATGACGGTTGCAAAATGTGTTACTATAACTCAATTCTGGCAGCGTATGCACATGCCATGGTTTAATCTCTTCTCTATTGATAGTAGGGCTGTTCTCCCCCACAAACAAGAATTCAACTCCATATCCGTAGCAATCCTTTAGCATCTAGGTCTCCCATTGCACGCATTACGTAGCATTTGTCTGTTTCTGAGCTCTCTGGTTACGCTGAGATCTCCTTTGGGCCATCCAGCCGATGAACAGCCCCACGTCGGCCACTATAGCTTTGGGAACTCCGCCCAACATCCAGCTCCGCTGTATCCACTGGGGGATTGCCCCGCCGGCGTTCGATGTAGTGGCCATAGTCCATTCCACCCGGTCAGACATAACCACGACATGTTCCACACTGGCATATGATGCAAATACAGTATTTCGGGGTGCCAAGGCAGTAATTCTTTCGCGCAGCAGGTTCGGAACCAAATACCCCGGTTCACTCGTGAGAGGAATTTGAACAGTCATGAACCCTGTGCCTCGAGTTAAGGGGAGACAAGCGCAGATAACCAAAACGATGAAAGACCGGGGAGAGATTAAAGCCTTAGGGTGAAAGGTGTGGGTGATGAGGTTGACTGACGGTATATCAGTATTAGCAGGAGCAGGTAACTAGCCACGAGGTACTAGTATCCAAGTAGCGACCAGCAGAAATCGGATCTATTCTCTACAACACGGGGGAATGCCACGTATAGATGAAACGAGGTTAAGGGTAGGCCAAAACACAACCCAGGTAGCGCGCTGCACACTCACCAGACATGTCAACCTCCTGCCAGCCGCCTTCGATTTCCCTCTCTCGCGGCCAATCCAACAATCGCTCTACCCCTGTCACACTGGGGGTGTACTCCATTTCATTCTTCgtatggttttcttttaAACCGGACTGGAACTCCTCCCAAGACGCTGACCCGTCCACCGGCGCATTTTGGTGGACACTCTTGCGACAGACCCAGAACTCCTCTTTATGGGCATTCCGGATGGTACGGGAAGAGACATAGACTGGGGCGGTGGCTGGCGGTGAGTGACGAGGCCTTCGCTGTTTATGGAATGTAGTCGAGACTGAGGCTAGGAAAGAGTCGGCGTCTGCCAAAATGAAGCCTTGAAATCCGTGGGGTGGGTAACGAGAttggacattgtcaagggatggatggaaagggagaaTAGTAAAAGGGTTTGGAGCGAGGCGGAGATAGGAAGACATTACATCGGGACGGTGAATAAGACTCAACGGAGATAGATTAAAGTGGGCAGAGAAGTAGAGACAGCGTAGTCGGGGCGGAGATTCATTGATGAGCAGTCCGGAGGTTcatatctttctcctttaGCTTTTCAGGGGAACAACTACCCCAGTCTTCAATCTCCATGATATTCCTTGTACTATAACCAAATCATACATGCTAATGTTACACTGGTTCAATATGGTAATTACCCGTATCCCTTGTTGCTCCTCGTCATGCTGGAAATATATAGCTGTGCATATAGTTGGAGCATGCGCTTCTCCGTATGGAGGTCTAGCTAGGCCTTACGGCGCACCTGGGCTAACGCGGGGTATATCTCACTCTATACTAGACGGTCAATCATAGACAACGTACCCCCGGTCCAACACTACCGGTGTCAAAGATCTCGATCAGACCAGCTCCAAGGGCCTCTTCTAGAACCCAGCGAAAGTTCATTCCGCAtaattctttccatttcttcgTTCTACCTGGCAAAATGCCCGCGTGCTCGCCTCTTATTCTCTTCGCCGCGCTGAATCCTTTATCTGTTTCGACTGCTCCATCCCAGCGATcccggagaagatggaggggCACCTCGCTAGAGTTTGATTTTCTAACAAGTGTGAGGAGATGCGCTCTACCAGCGCTTAGAAGTCTAATGTAAGGCCCTGTGTTTGGAAGGGATAGGAAAAAAGCTGTTGTATGAGATCGAGAGCGGTTACCGCCTTCTTTGTCATGTACTGCAACGGGACCACCCCTACTGGCCGAGTTTCCGGATGAAGGTGTGGGTGGGAAGGTCGGAAGCGATATTATGCCGGGAGATCCATTGGCCGAAGACGACGAGACCAGAAAGCCAGCACGGACGAGCGCCATACACTCTGGGGCAGTAAAAAGTGTATCAGGGACAGCGAACATAATACCGGGTCGACTGAGCACGTCCAAAAACTTGTCTGAGAATAGAAAATTAGCCATAGGAAGCCTAAATCTTACAGAGGCAAGCAGCACCTTTCAAATGGGAACCTATAGAACTGTCTCGCACAAGCCTTTCCCAGTCCTCAGAGAGAACTAAGCAATCCCCTAACCCAGCAGCGTCATTTCCTCTGCCCGGAACAATTAATCGGCGGATTCGACCAGAATTTACAAAGTCCATTATATCTCTCTCCACCTTCGTTGGTGCATCCAGTAACGTATGGACGTGGGCTACCGAGGCGAGGGGTGGCAGTGACCGACGATGATTCAATAACTCGGCGACACGGGTGCTGTTCATGCCTGTTCGAGCGGGAAGGTCCTCAAAAACATTATCCTTGATGTGACATATTGCCTGAATAACATCCTCGACCGGAGTAGTCTCTGGGATGTATCGTGACATTCCAATATCCGGAAGTGGCCCTTGGCCATACTCTTCCTCAAATCCGCCACTGGGGTCATTGGGTTTGACATCGGTAAATGATTGTGCGGTAGCTTTACGACGAGCATGACTAGCAAATGGAGAGGAGCGGAACGCTGTATTGGATggtttcttacttttcttgaCCCCAGAAACAGGAGCAGAGGTGATGCGCAAGGGCATGGTCGAGAACGGGAGAGGAACTCCAACCTTCTATCAGCGGCCGCTAATGAAACATACAGTACATTTTTACTTATCTGATAAGAAGCTATGACCACACGTGATCTGCCCCTCACCTTGCTAGATCCCGCCAATAAGAACGATCAACCCATGGCTCTACAGAAAGTCTGCTAACATACCTATCGCTGTGTTGGTGGTATGATGTATGATGTTGTAGACTATGCTAAGCAAAATCCTGGTCAAGTATAAAAAACCTGGGCTGCTTCTGTGTTTGATGGGGTTCCAGCCGACCGACAATTCTCTCGGTGGGACTGTAGCAACAAGTTGTCGAGCAAGGTCTCTCTTCACATGACGTAGTGATGAGAGAGGATTTGTGCCTCAGTCCaaccatcgtcatctttAAAATCCTCCCCACGCTCCCGCATTCAACATAACCAGGCTGTTCTTCGCCTGGCCTTGGTCGCGCCATCTTTTCGGCCTAAGAAACAAACTTCTTGTCACTGTAATCTAGATTTTCGATCGACATTCCAATTGCCcgtgtctttctcctctcttttcccgGCCTTTGCTTTGTGTTGCTGGGCGCATTTGGAGCTGCCACAATGACGATCTATATCGCTTCGCTGTATGTCGATTACCTATGTTTctcctttattttcttgcGACCTGCTGTTGATACACTTAACTGGCGATAATTCAGGTTTCTGCCATACACTGTTAACTTCCACCTCAATGAGTCGAAAGATCGCCCACTCCACACGGGCTCTGAGCCGTCGGAGACTGGCGCAGAGGCCTCAGCTTCAACAGCCAGTGCAGCGGTCAGCTTATTTGAAAGACAGAACCGCGATCAAAAAGTCGGTCTCACACCCGGCGCTACCACCGAACATGAGCGGATCTTCTCGTCAGATCTCGCAAAGGCGGAACAAGAGCATTCTGGATACCCGTTCCCGGATACAACTCAAGATGGAAGTCTTCTGACGGAAAGTGAAGCACACTCTCCTGCGTGGGGTTCAACGTTATCCTTGAACCAGCCGCGGCCGCGGGCAACTATTCCGCCGTCCCCATCCATCCTTAAGCACCAGGAGCCTTTTGCGCCCATGACGGAGCCTTCCCCCAAGAAATCTGATAAGGAACAGAAACCACTCTACACTCAACGCCCTAGTGGGGTCCACCACAGCAGGGAACCCAGCCGTAAGGGATCCTTTTCCAGCGCTGAATGGACAATCGAAACGGCAGAGCAGGGCAATGGGGGGCTTCGCAACGCTGTTCGGTCCGCGACAGATGCAGGACAATTAGAAGACAAGGTCTGGGTTGGTACACTGGGAATGCCGACAGATGCCTTGTCTAAGTACACCAAGTCTGCAATTGCTGAAAAGCTTGAGGATGAGTACGACTCGTTGACTGTATATGTTAGCGACGGTGATTTTGATGGCCACTACACTCACTTCTGCAAAACCATACTCTGGCCTGTGTTCCACTATCAGATTCCCGACAACCCGAAAAGCAAGGCATATGAGGACCACTCCTGGGTCTACTATGTTAAGACCAACCAAGCATTCGCAGAGCGAATCGCTCGAAACTGGAAGCGCGGAGATTCAATATGGATTCAGGACTATCACCTGTTGCTAGTCCCGGCCATGCTTCGTAAACTGCTACCGGACGCCCAAATTGGCTTTTTCCTACATATTGCTTTCCCATCTTCGGAAGTATTCCGTTGCTTAGCCCCTCGTAAAGAACTCCTCGAGGGTATACTAGGTGCAAATCTTGTTGGCTTTCAGACAGAGGAGTACTGCCGACACTTTCTTCAGACGTGTAGCCGTATTCTCTGCGTTGAGGCCACGAATGAGGGGGTCCAGCTCGAAGATCGGTTTGTCAACGTGAACAAGTTCCCAATCGGCATCGACCCTACTTCATGGGACAAGCGACGTAAGGCCACTGATGTTGAACAATGGGTCAAAACCATCTCCGAAAGATACGAGGGGAAACGATTGATTGTTTCACGCGACAAGATTGATGGAGTTAGGGGAATACGGCAAAAACTCCTTAGCTATGAGCTATTTCTTAATACGTACCCTGAATGGAGGGACCAGGTATGTGGCCTATTATAAGATCATCATATGCTCATAACTGCGGAGACGTACTGATCATCCATATTTAGGTGGTATTAATCCAAGTTGCAACCAGTACAACAGAACAACCCGAGCTTGAAGCTACAATTTCTGATATAGCTATGCGAATCAACTCTACATTCTCAACCCTAGCTCATCAACCACTGGTTTTCCTCAAGCAGGATCTCGCTTTCCCGCAGTACCTCGCCCTAATCTCGGTTGCAGATGCTTTGATGATTACCAGTTTACGTGAGGGAATGAATCTTACGAGCCACGAGTTCGTTTACTGCCAAGATGGAAAATATGGCAACAAGAAGTATGGTTCTCTGATCCTGAGTGAATTCACGGGAAGTGCATCGGTATTCGGAAATCATGCTCTTTTAGTCAACCCTTGGAATTATCGGCAATGTGCGGAGGCGATTCAC
The sequence above is a segment of the Aspergillus oryzae RIB40 DNA, chromosome 3 genome. Coding sequences within it:
- a CDS encoding C2H2 zinc finger protein (predicted protein) codes for the protein MSDQMQVDSHSTSGNTADAFGTADNSTSLMNTSTVASPGPIEDSASQDGDRPRQRDEMDLQDASNKSFSYPMPTAGLGDPRRGLSLPGSGFNKAGQRSPSAKKHRCPYCSTEFTRHHNLKSHLLTHSQEKPYVCQTCQSRFRRLHDLKRHTKLHTGERPHICPKCGRRFARGDALARHNKGQGGCAGRRASMGSYAPEDEYGDAGGHPGAEDTMDGLVYAEPERMDEEDERRMSMPSIKKHDIPTESITRSNTANSYQPRQPSTYPPIAAGRPSPGGLFPPPASHGGSSASASPISQPGNLTFPPPGQHSGASIFQPSNVTESPKPLSPNALPSHQLGHGPELHRAHSPGMSQSFQQQSYNRSGSSQASVANHTAGSLGLPPPQPGAPQLPPPPGMNTSDSRFTIHPQGSVQPPPAATKHTPSHSHSSNHNGPLASKPGPEVTANNNGHLPGPHDSNYADQNREREDKLWAYIRSVHEELAGLKTEVPHNLRLSRALWVQANGIRLMMMTVDYLLDI
- a CDS encoding uncharacterized protein (predicted protein), coding for MSSYLRLAPNPFTILPFHPSLDNVQSRYPPHGFQGFILADADSFLASVSTTFHKQRRPRHSPPATAPVYVSSRTIRNAHKEEFWVCRKSVHQNAPVDGSASWEEFQSGLKENHTKNEMEYTPSVTGVERLLDWPREREIEGGWQEVDMSENRSDFCWSLLGY
- a CDS encoding Stk19 family serine/threonine-protein kinase (predicted protein); translated protein: MPLRITSAPVSGVKKSKKPSNTAFRSSPFASHARRKATAQSFTDVKPNDPSGGFEEEYGQGPLPDIGMSRYIPETTPVEDVIQAICHIKDNVFEDLPARTGMNSTRVAELLNHRRSLPPLASVAHVHTLLDAPTKVERDIMDFVNSGRIRRLIVPGRGNDAAGLGDCLVLSEDWERLVRDSSIGSHLKDKFLDVLSRPGIIVYGARPCWLSGLVVFGQWISRHNIASDLPTHTFIRKLGQ
- a CDS encoding putative alpha,alpha-trehalose phosphate synthase subunit TPS3 (trehalose-6-phosphate synthase component TPS1 and related subunits); the protein is MTIYIASLFLPYTVNFHLNESKDRPLHTGSEPSETGAEASASTASAAVSLFERQNRDQKVGLTPGATTEHERIFSSDLAKAEQEHSGYPFPDTTQDGSLLTESEAHSPAWGSTLSLNQPRPRATIPPSPSILKHQEPFAPMTEPSPKKSDKEQKPLYTQRPSGVHHSREPSRKGSFSSAEWTIETAEQGNGGLRNAVRSATDAGQLEDKVWVGTLGMPTDALSKYTKSAIAEKLEDEYDSLTVYVSDGDFDGHYTHFCKTILWPVFHYQIPDNPKSKAYEDHSWVYYVKTNQAFAERIARNWKRGDSIWIQDYHLLLVPAMLRKLLPDAQIGFFLHIAFPSSEVFRCLAPRKELLEGILGANLVGFQTEEYCRHFLQTCSRILCVEATNEGVQLEDRFVNVNKFPIGIDPTSWDKRRKATDVEQWVKTISERYEGKRLIVSRDKIDGVRGIRQKLLSYELFLNTYPEWRDQVVLIQVATSTTEQPELEATISDIAMRINSTFSTLAHQPLVFLKQDLAFPQYLALISVADALMITSLREGMNLTSHEFVYCQDGKYGNKKYGSLILSEFTGSASVFGNHALLVNPWNYRQCAEAIHTALSRSEEERKQVWTQLHSAVLQNSTANWVKSFSETLNRVWNEQSSREIMAVPRLSVGKLEEAYRRSSRRLIIVDYEGTLASWGSPKSIIVTTPQRAITTLTELTEDPRNIVFVMSSRMPEEMERLFRMVAGLGLIAENGCFVREPKTDEWFKLTNKAQTDAWKEAVRQILGYYQERAEGSWIEQRHCSLMLHYGSAEDQAAASRLASECADHINDSCANQGVHAVMMNGALVVEPADTNKASAAAMVWRHCLERSKSDHSGRPDFLMAIGDGRDDEPVFRWANKLENAKGVDYAMTVTLGSRSTEAKATLTQGVTGVLSCLERLAASSLEQ